Proteins from a single region of Gasterosteus aculeatus chromosome 20, fGasAcu3.hap1.1, whole genome shotgun sequence:
- the ebag9 gene encoding receptor-binding cancer antigen expressed on SiSo cells, translating to MAITQFRLFKICTCLSTILSFFKRLICRSGRGRKLSGDQITLPTTVDFSSSVPKQPEIEEWSSWDEEAPTSIKIEGGNGNVSPTGNEMDGEPDYFKDMTPTIRKTQKIVLKKREPLNYLVPDGSAGFSSRLAASQDMMSFNPPSAELGEMDTWQENSNAWEDGSEAAWEAEVVLRQQKMAEREKRSMEQQRKKMEKDVQRLTKKEQKIAVKLS from the exons ATGGCCATCACTCAGTTCCGCCTTTTCAAGATCTGCACGTGTCTATCCACCATACTTTCCTTCTTTAAAAGGTTGATATGCAG GAGCGGAAGGGGTCGCAAGCTCAGCGGTGATCAAATAACTCTTCCGACAACGGTGGATTTCTCATCCTCTGTACCAAAGCAG CCAGAGATCGAAGAATGGAGCTCTTGGGATGAAGAGGCTCCCACGAGCATTAAGATTGAAGGTGGCAACGGAAATGTTTCTCCTACTGGCAACGAGATGGACGGAGAGCCCGACTACTTCAAAGACATGACCCCCACCATCAGGAAAACACAGAAG ATAGTGCTGAAGAAAAGGGAACCTTTAAACTACCTGGTACCTGACGGCTCAGCAGGTTTCTCCAGCAGGCTGGCAGCCTCTCAGGATATGATGTCCTTCAATCCACCTTCG GCTGAGCTGGGAGAAATGGATACCTGGCAGGAGAACTCCAACGCCTGGGAGGATGGATCGGAAGCTGCATGGGAGGCAGAGGTGGTGCTCAG GCAACAGAAGATGGCAGAGAGGGAAAAGCGGTCCATGGAGCAGCAAaggaagaagatggagaaagaTGTTCAGAGGCTGACGAAGAAGGAGCAGAAGATCGCCGTCAAGCTTTCGTAA